One window of Caldisericaceae bacterium genomic DNA carries:
- a CDS encoding nucleotidyltransferase domain-containing protein: MNELFDKYASWQLLRYFALNPTKEVYVNEITEKLSLSSHICSKTLKELLRLHILEKRNLGREHYYKLANNYLTKELKRFIGLFMINEVGLVSEIVEAYESPTSIALYGSYATYEFNENSDIDILVISSKRQKPSLNNP; the protein is encoded by the coding sequence ATGAATGAATTATTCGATAAGTATGCATCTTGGCAATTGCTGCGCTACTTTGCGTTGAATCCCACAAAAGAGGTGTATGTGAATGAAATTACAGAGAAGCTAAGTCTAAGTTCTCACATATGTAGTAAAACATTGAAGGAGCTCTTGCGGTTACACATATTAGAGAAAAGGAATTTAGGCCGTGAACACTACTACAAACTTGCAAATAACTACCTTACGAAAGAGTTAAAACGCTTCATAGGACTTTTTATGATTAATGAGGTAGGACTTGTTAGTGAGATAGTAGAGGCATATGAATCTCCGACCTCTATTGCTCTGTATGGAAGTTATGCAACTTACGAGTTTAACGAAAATAGTGATATTGATATCTTGGTTATTTCCTCAAAGAGACAAAAGCCTAGCTTGAACAATCCTTAA
- the porA gene encoding pyruvate ferredoxin oxidoreductase gives MAKLKAFTGAQATAEAMRQVNPDVVVAYPITPQTPIVEFFAQFVADGVVDTEMVPIESEFSALSAVVGAAAAGARAMCATSSQGLALMWEIVAAAPGLRLPIVMPVVNRALSAPINIHCDHSDTMGTATLGWIQIYSENAQEAYENTLLALKLAEHPKVLLPVMVMQDGFIVSHGVETVKILEDEEAKKFIGERNPDRYLLDVKHPYTIGPLALPDYYFEVKRQQEEAIWAAKEVYLEVGEELSKLTGNKYPYFEEYKTEDAEVAIVVLSSAAGTAKEVVDEMREQGYKVGLIKPKLFRPFPYKEMRVALEKFRVVGVLDRSIAFGAYAPVYTEIRNALFESEKKPKLQSYVFGLGGRDIFKEDIRKVFEELLSNNVDSQTQKYIGLRG, from the coding sequence ATGGCAAAATTAAAAGCTTTTACAGGTGCGCAGGCAACGGCTGAAGCAATGAGGCAGGTAAATCCTGACGTTGTCGTTGCTTATCCAATTACTCCACAAACACCAATTGTTGAATTTTTTGCTCAATTTGTAGCAGATGGTGTAGTTGATACTGAAATGGTCCCTATTGAATCTGAGTTTTCGGCTCTTTCTGCTGTTGTTGGTGCCGCTGCAGCTGGTGCAAGAGCGATGTGCGCGACATCTTCTCAAGGTCTTGCTCTTATGTGGGAAATTGTTGCTGCTGCCCCTGGTTTGAGATTACCAATTGTTATGCCAGTAGTTAATAGAGCGTTATCTGCACCTATAAATATCCATTGCGATCATTCCGATACTATGGGAACTGCAACTTTAGGGTGGATACAAATCTATTCAGAAAATGCACAAGAGGCATATGAAAATACTTTATTAGCTTTAAAACTCGCAGAACATCCTAAGGTATTGTTGCCAGTCATGGTCATGCAGGATGGATTTATCGTGAGCCACGGTGTTGAGACTGTAAAGATTTTAGAAGATGAAGAAGCTAAAAAGTTCATTGGCGAAAGAAATCCAGATAGGTATTTACTTGATGTAAAGCACCCCTATACAATTGGTCCTCTTGCATTGCCCGATTATTATTTTGAAGTTAAAAGACAGCAGGAAGAAGCAATTTGGGCTGCAAAGGAAGTTTATCTTGAGGTAGGAGAAGAACTTTCAAAACTTACGGGTAATAAATATCCATACTTTGAAGAATACAAAACAGAGGACGCAGAAGTTGCAATAGTTGTTCTTTCTTCAGCAGCGGGAACGGCAAAAGAAGTTGTTGATGAAATGAGAGAGCAGGGTTACAAAGTTGGACTTATTAAACCGAAATTATTTAGACCATTCCCGTATAAAGAGATGAGAGTAGCTTTGGAAAAATTTAGAGTTGTCGGTGTTCTTGACAGGTCGATTGCCTTTGGTGCATATGCGCCAGTTTACACAGAGATAAGGAATGCTCTTTTTGAATCTGAGAAAAAACCAAAATTACAGAGTTATGTCTTTGGTTTGGGTGGAAGAGATATCTTTAAGGAAGATATAAGGAAAGTGTTTGAGGAACTCTTATCTAACAATGTCGATTCTCAAACACAGAAGTATATAGGTTTAAGGGGGTAG
- a CDS encoding recombinase family protein, which produces MQKERLVEYLETHGWELYKAYENGGFSGKNVDRPAF; this is translated from the coding sequence ATGCAAAAAGAGAGGCTTGTAGAATATCTCGAAACCCACGGATGGGAACTATATAAAGCATATGAAAATGGTGGTTTTTCAGGCAAAAATGTAGACAGGCCTGCCTTCTAA
- a CDS encoding ferredoxin, whose translation MAKYKVAINKDTCIGCGVCASICPENWKMDDDGKAMFISEISDADCNKDAAENCPTQSITVEEVG comes from the coding sequence ATGGCAAAATACAAAGTTGCTATTAACAAGGATACTTGTATTGGTTGTGGCGTATGCGCTTCAATTTGTCCTGAAAATTGGAAAATGGATGATGATGGAAAGGCAATGTTTATTTCCGAAATTTCAGATGCAGATTGCAATAAAGACGCAGCCGAAAATTGTCCAACACAGAGCATTACCGTTGAGGAAGTTGGTTAA
- a CDS encoding septum formation initiator family protein, whose protein sequence is MMKKKINIIKVVIATLIFYFSVESFINTVYLIKTYQRYLNSIEKLKELKEEKSDLQKRIAYVQSDEFIEKYARENLGLAKQNETVVYFKTDDFISPNEKQQTISENFLQKLLKLFKK, encoded by the coding sequence ATGATGAAGAAAAAAATAAATATTATAAAGGTAGTAATAGCAACGTTAATTTTCTACTTTAGTGTAGAAAGCTTTATTAACACAGTTTACCTAATTAAAACTTACCAAAGATACTTAAACAGCATCGAAAAATTAAAAGAACTAAAGGAAGAAAAAAGTGATCTACAAAAAAGGATTGCTTACGTGCAATCGGATGAATTTATTGAAAAATACGCAAGAGAAAACCTTGGGTTAGCAAAGCAAAATGAAACGGTTGTATATTTTAAAACTGACGATTTTATAAGTCCTAATGAGAAACAGCAAACAATTTCTGAAAATTTTCTTCAAAAACTCTTGAAACTTTTTAAAAAATAG
- a CDS encoding 4Fe-4S binding protein has product MAEKKGWQELMRGGDLPPATALENKTGSWRSLRPVYDPSNCIHCMICVAYCPDMAIPIKHSEEGVVGKGGRIYKGTVRLETDFDYCKGCGICANECPTKCITMVREE; this is encoded by the coding sequence ATGGCTGAGAAAAAAGGTTGGCAGGAATTAATGAGAGGCGGTGACCTTCCACCTGCTACTGCTCTTGAGAATAAGACAGGTTCTTGGAGGAGTTTAAGGCCTGTTTATGATCCTTCAAATTGTATCCATTGTATGATCTGTGTTGCGTATTGTCCAGATATGGCTATTCCAATAAAACATAGCGAAGAAGGTGTTGTTGGTAAAGGTGGGAGAATCTATAAAGGGACAGTTAGGTTAGAAACTGACTTTGATTATTGTAAAGGTTGTGGTATTTGTGCGAATGAATGTCCTACAAAATGTATTACTATGGTTAGAGAAGAGTAG
- a CDS encoding HEPN domain-containing protein: protein MKDCYEKELLRVFKFDRSVVKKEISNAKRHLTNAKKCVKDEMYDLVVVSVYTSMFHAARAILYRDGFKERSHICLIEYIREKYPKLNDFLKILDTYREKACCTLWT from the coding sequence TTGAAAGATTGTTATGAAAAAGAACTCCTTCGCGTCTTTAAATTTGATAGAAGTGTCGTTAAAAAAGAAATATCAAATGCCAAAAGACATCTTACAAATGCTAAGAAGTGTGTAAAAGACGAGATGTATGATCTTGTAGTTGTCTCCGTATATACTTCAATGTTCCATGCAGCACGCGCAATTCTTTACAGGGATGGTTTTAAGGAAAGAAGCCATATTTGTTTAATTGAATACATTAGAGAAAAATATCCTAAACTAAACGACTTTTTAAAAATTCTTGACACCTATAGGGAGAAGGCATGCTGTACTTTATGGACTTGA
- a CDS encoding S1 RNA-binding domain-containing protein produces MGDKELIGRVIKVMPYGAFVKINDGKTGLIHVSQFVENAVDEPLKEGDLVEVKTNGKDKSGKLNLIFLKKVSDKVKSNNQNKDNFEDLLKKFLKESQESMSLAKRRIKRHRREAA; encoded by the coding sequence ATGGGAGATAAAGAATTAATAGGTAGAGTTATTAAAGTTATGCCTTATGGTGCTTTTGTGAAAATTAATGACGGCAAAACTGGTTTAATTCATGTTTCCCAGTTTGTTGAAAATGCAGTAGATGAACCGCTTAAAGAAGGTGATTTAGTAGAAGTTAAAACAAACGGAAAAGACAAAAGCGGTAAATTAAATTTGATCTTTTTAAAAAAAGTAAGTGATAAGGTTAAAAGCAACAACCAAAATAAAGATAACTTTGAAGATCTTTTAAAGAAGTTTTTAAAAGAATCTCAAGAATCAATGAGCTTAGCTAAAAGAAGAATAAAAAGACATAGAAGAGAGGCGGCGTAG
- a CDS encoding 2-oxoacid:acceptor oxidoreductase family protein → MEVSTKKGIYEVRFHGRAGQGAKSGSQMLALAAFEEGKSIQAFPEYGSERRGAPTVAYTRISEKEIRTHEPIINPDVVLVFDIGLAKNIPVTSGLDGENGILIVNTTKSPEEIREITKFAGKIYTIDATGISLELLKLDAPNVPMLGALIKASNIVKLETLEKVIKDEFLSKIGQEKVEKNIIGLRRGYEEAKNG, encoded by the coding sequence ATGGAAGTAAGCACAAAGAAAGGTATATATGAAGTTAGGTTCCATGGAAGAGCTGGACAGGGTGCAAAATCTGGCTCTCAAATGTTGGCTCTTGCAGCGTTTGAAGAAGGTAAATCCATTCAGGCTTTTCCTGAGTATGGTTCTGAAAGAAGAGGAGCTCCTACTGTTGCTTATACTAGAATATCAGAAAAAGAAATAAGAACTCATGAACCAATAATCAATCCTGATGTAGTTTTAGTGTTTGATATTGGTTTAGCCAAAAATATTCCTGTTACATCAGGTCTTGATGGTGAAAATGGGATTCTCATTGTGAATACTACAAAATCGCCAGAAGAAATAAGGGAGATTACTAAATTTGCGGGTAAAATTTATACTATTGATGCAACGGGTATTTCTCTTGAACTTCTCAAATTAGATGCCCCAAACGTTCCTATGTTAGGTGCTCTTATTAAGGCATCTAACATTGTAAAACTAGAAACTTTAGAAAAGGTAATAAAAGATGAATTTCTTTCTAAGATTGGTCAAGAGAAAGTTGAAAAGAATATTATAGGACTTAGAAGAGGCTACGAGGAGGCTAAAAATGGCTGA